One Gopherus evgoodei ecotype Sinaloan lineage chromosome 1, rGopEvg1_v1.p, whole genome shotgun sequence genomic window, CAGCCAGAGTTTCTTGGCCACTCTCAGGTAGGCAGCAGAGATGATTAAAAGGGGCAGAACGTAGAGCAAAATGAATGTTGTTAAGTCTAGGTACTTCCAGAAGAGGTCAGCTGGttcagggaaatctgggagacaCAGGCATCGGGTGACGTCCTCACTGCAGATAAAAGGACTGATAACAATGAATGAACAAACATGCCTGGGTATCACAGTAAGGGAGAGAAAGACAAGACTCCTGTCATAAAATcaaagagccagatcctcaactggtgcaaaTTCAcatcattccattgacttcagcaaagatGTGCTAATTTACAGCAATTGAGGCAGTGGCGCATAACGTAGCTTACAAGAAATGTGATCAGAATAATTTCTCACCGCATGCATgagattatgatttttttaagaaACTAATTAATTGCAACCTCTAATTACCAGCTGCACAAAATTAAGTTCTTAGGATGAAGTGAAACTCTCTATGCCTTTCAATGAACTTCTGTATGTAAACGGTACTACAAAATCTATCACCTTTATGACCCGTTCCATcagcaaaacacttcacaaacattaattaacccTCACAACAGAGGGTGACAGGTAGGTATTATTATCTTTATTCTACAGAAGAGGAAACTAAGACAGAGAGGTTGAGTCACTTGCCCAGGGAGTCAGTGTTAGAGCTGAGATTAGATAAGAACCAATTAGGGCCTCATTTCCAGTCCTGGCCTCAGTCAATGGGCAAGATCTctagctggtgtaaactgccaATTTATGCCAACTACGTATCTGGCCTGATGCATCTGACACGCTGTGTTGTTGATGAATAATACTTGAAGAGTAGCCATTGTGAAAGGTATCGATGTGCATTATGGAcctgaccctcagctggtgtaaattgacatggCTTCCTTGTCTctactggggatctggccccatatgtTTCTGCAGATCAAAAGAAGGGATCAGCCTTACCTGTATTCAAAAGTGAATAGTTTTTGATAAATAGCATGTGGGAGGGAGAAACACATTGCCATAATCCAGATGACAGAGATGTAGACAATGCCTTTTGCGGTGGATACACGAGGTTTCAGAGGATGCATTATAACCTGTTTGGAATAAACAAACATGTGGCCTGATGACATTTTAATAATTATGCAATTTTCCTCACATTATCTCCCACTCTTGAATACAGCAGTAATCACAGCAGTTTAATGAGCAAACGTTTCATGGGAGATCCCTGCattcaacttccattgacttcaggttacagaaccagaaagtgaacTTGACTCTGAATGAAAGCTGAACTGAAGTAATTAACATTCACAGTCCAAGCTGACAGACATGGATaaagtaaggccctgatcctgctacaGCTGCGAAGGTGAACTTCTGCACTCACATGGAGATGGGTTGACTTCAGCGGGCTGGGGCAGGCACGAAGTTCTGCCCTTGCATATTAGTTTGCAGGTTGGGCCTAATTCAACACTATAAAAAAAGGCAAGGATGGAGgcttttaaaatgctttcagtGTTTGTATTCAACAGCATTAGTGACACAAAGAAAGGTGAGTTTCCAGTATCATTACAGATGAATGGTTTTCCGATAGAAAATGCATTTTCCGAAATCTCCTGTTGGGAAAACTGAAATGAAAGCTCTCAAGATCCCAGGTTCCCCACTCCCAGGCTGCTGGgctccccagcaccctgccccaggaccccaaGTCCTTGGCTCCTCAGCAGCCCCTCTGGTATGGAGCTTGCGACCTGTCTCCCTGCTCGCCCAGGCTCTGGGGGCTTTCAGCGTGCTAGGCAGGCTGCTGGGGCACTTGGATTGGACATTACTGAAAAATTCCACGAGTGATTCTCCAATGGAATGTATGGAGAATGTTCCTCTCCCAGCACATTTTGCATAGCCTGCCTTGTATGCCAGttcagaacacacatttttttgGAAATGCAAAATTTTCCCTGGGATAGAAATTCCAGTTCCTGGCCAGAGCAAAATATACTATTTAAATTAGTGTCCCTTGTAAATCATTTATTTGACAGCTCTGCTTCTTGTGTGAATTTAGCATATTAAGTTAGGGTCTGAAGATGCAGCATGTACCTGCATTTAGAATAATACATAAtattttgtgaagtgctttgagatccttggctgAAGGTGTACAAGCAGTTCATTCAGCTTCACACTCCCTCTCTGAGGCAAGTATTACTACCAACATATTAGAGATGCAGAGAGGTTTGTGCAAAAGCCAATGGCTGacctgggaacagaatccaggaatCCAGACTGCCGGCACACCCTCTAGcccggtggttctcaaacttttttactggtgacccctttcacatagcaagcctctgagtgtgacccccttatcactttatatatatttaacaccactataagtgctggaggcaatgtggggtttggggtggaggataACAGCTTGCGACCCCTCCGCCCCTGgaataaccttgcaatcccctGAGGGGtttcgacccccagtttgagaacccttgctctaGCCCCTAAATTGTATGTATTCCTCCTCCTTAAGTGATACCagagagctgatcaaaaaaaataTACATCACTACCCTGGCAATTCTTACAGAGAGTGCCCTGTGCTAAACTCCTTAGGGTCTGAGGTGTTCAGAAAATGgtttttaatttcttattttaaaataagggaATGCTCCAGCATTTTCAATTCATGGCCATTTAGCTTAAGAGAACTCTCACCTGGTGTCTGTCCACTGCGATTGCTGTGAGAGTCAAAGCAGAGACATGGAGGGAGCAGTATTGTGCAAATCTACTGATGTGACACATCCCCTTCCCGAATATCCATGTGCTGTTTATAAACCGAGcctaggaacagtccagtggggAATATATTTAGCTTTCTACATGCATCATTTGGGTACTTTTCACATGCCTGATATTTGACTCATTGTGCATTGTCAGCACTCTACTAACTGCACTTGTGGTCATTATTTTGACTTCCATCCCAAAAGGATTATTAAAAATCTGCAGGTCACAAACAGGCTAACACATCACTCctttctttcatagaatcatagattattagggttggaagggacctcaggagatcatctagtccaaccccctactcaaagcaggaccaatccccaaatggctccctccatgattgaactcacaaccctgggtttagcaggccaatactcaaaccactgagccatccctccccccaaaaggagATTTTATCTAATCTCTGTCTCCTTTGATTTATTGGCTGATTACTGAAGCCTGCAACAGGTCATGAAATAGAGTCAAGACTTCAGGAGACGTGATCCAGAAATACAGTGATGTTAGTACCTCTTTACTGACCTGGCAATGTGCACCCAGCTAGTATGGTGGAGCAACTTCTAAGGCATTTGACTTCCTTCAGAATATTTTCCTCCATACCCAAAAAACTGCCAACAAGTCAGTTCCCCTCACCCAACCATCCCTGCTGGATACATGGGTACTCCTGCATTCCTGATCTGGGTACAGAGCAAGTATCTCTTTTCACCAGACCATGTAACATGATGCTGATCattaaccatttttttaaataagggagaTTCATGGTATTATATTGGAAGCTCCTAAGGAGAGGGAACATAACTAAATACTGTAAAACTGTGAAACTACAACTCTCTTATGCTTACTAGTTTAGTGCCAACAATGTCCTTGGGCACAAACCAGAGGTtcaattttaattattattacatttCTAACCGGATCATAGAAATTAGAAAAGGAAAAGACCTGTTAAATCTTCCAAAAAGTAATGACTCCATCCCtgcagacatttaaaactagtctGGAAAGATTACTAACAAGTGTATCATAGAACTATCTTGCATTAGCAGAGGATAAACTGAGAATATAACTCCATATAACaggataaagaaaaaaagtcattaaATTAACTCTAATGCTTTAACACGACTGGAAGCCCAAATTGCAGCCTCAAATTTAATACAGTGTCATTTGTCATTCCAGTGAGTGCAAGTGACAACAATCAGAGGCAAACTCCACACACTAAGCTATTTCTGTTACAGGAAGAAAAGACAAAATGATACGTTTTCTATTACAGATGCTCATAATTTAGAGAAAAGAAGCAGAGTAAGAGGGAACAGACTTCTGTCAGGTTCTTACCAACGTAAAGGGAGTATTGAGCAGCGTTATCATTATGTCTGCTACAGCTAGATTCACAATAAACAGGCTGGTAGCGGAGTGCATCCTTTTGTTTTTGATGATGACATGACAGACCAGGACATTCCCAAAGAGCGAGAACACTATGATGAAGGAGTATGCCACAATGAGCAGGGCTTTCACTGTAAGATTTTGAGATTCTGCCCCATATCTTCTCCTGCCCACAAAGATCTGCCAGTCAGCAAGTGTGTAGTTATTCCAGGAAAAAAAACTGGAGACGTTGGGTATTTCAAAAGATCCTTCAAAACTTCTGTTGATGGGAAGCTTTGCTGATCTCTCAAAGGCAGTAGCTAAGTATGGGAGAGAGAGCCATATATAATGAATAATCatttctgaaatgctgcttctttctTCAGATTCAGAAATAGCTCATCTATGAAACAATACTGTGTGTCCAGTCAATGGGAGGCTTAATGAGCTGTCATTTGCTTTCCGTAGCACAATCTTTATAATTGTGAACAAAATGCAGAAATTATCAGCCAAAACAACAGCAGGTGATCCAGACAAGTGCTGTGGCTATGCAGCTCTGACACTCAGTCAGTGCAGACTTCTCTTTCAGCACTTTTATATCTCCCGTCTCAGGCAGGCTGCTAGCAAGAATCTTCACTCATTGGATGCTTAATATTACTGCTATTCTGATGTACTCGCTTTGTCCAAGATTGCAGTCCTACTGGGTTTTACTCCATGCCTCCCACTTCTCCTCAGATATAATTACATCTGTaatatataagaaaaataaaatctatctGGTTTCACCTGAGCATCCTTTTGTCCTTTTCTCAgcatcctgacctgcagcagcagcttcttgtAAATTCTGTTCTGTTTATAAACTAACACATCTGGTAGCTGTGCTGCAGTCTAAGAGAGATtccaatttaaaaatacaattttaaatgtgttttgggGTCATTTAAGCTTTGTTTACAGCACCGCTATATTGACTATAGCTAGtagtaatgatttttttcccccttgtaagCTAAAAGGTTATGTGGCTTATAACTGGCTATTGTTCAGCCTCTCATTAAAAATACCCAACAGTCTATGTATTAAAGGTCACTTTTATTATGTTAGTGTTTTTCTAGAGATGTTTTTCTCACAGGCAAGTCAAAGCTAATCTTCCTTTCGGCAGCTACTTTCCCCTCCTGgccaaaagaataaaaatgtttttaaaagctagATCTTATATTGTGTATTTCGTATTTTATACATACACAGTATGTCACGAATGTATAGCTGCTGGGAGAACTGATGTGCACCTTCATATCATACAGCCAGTGGGTGGGTgttgccagggccggtgcaaccatttaggcgacctcagcggtcgcctagggtgctgggatttggggggcgccattttcttcggccgccccagttgCCGCCGGGATTTAGGCGGAGAGAGCTGGGGCACGGAAGCACGgagagggccacctgcagcaaggggggggaggcacgcaggggaactacccaccccagctcacccctgccccgcctcctcctcgaGCACGCCGTagctgtttcacttctcctgtctcccaggcttgctgcaccaatcagcttaggcgtcgcaagcctgggaggcgggagaagtgaagcagccacggtgtgctcggggtgctcatggtcgtgcacagagcagggctgagctggggcgagggggtgcctcagggtggagggtggggagcctctgggcgggggggtggggaggaacaaggtggaagtttcgcctagggtgcgaaacatccttgcaccagccctgggtgttgccttatatattaaaaatgcatacacttggactgagattgagatggaaataggagacagacttatTGAAAGTCtttgggtaaggataaaaggggcaaaaacaagggtgatatcatgataggggtctattacagatcatctaaccaggaagaagaggtggatgaggctttttttaaacagctaacaaaatcatccaaagcacaggacctggtagtgatgggggacttcaactacccagacatttgttgggaaaataacacagaagAGCACAGATtatccagtaagttcttggaatgtattaaagaccattttttatttcagaaggtggagacagctaccagagagaggctgttctagatttgattttgacaaattaggacgaactggttgagaattagaaagtggaaggcagcttgggtgaaagtgatcatgaaatgacagagtttgtgattctaaggaatggtaggagggagaacaacaaaataaagacaatggatttcaagaaggcagactttagcaaactcagggagttggtagatcAGTTCCCATGGGAACCAAGTCTAAGGaggaaaacagttcaagagagctggcagtttttcagacaTTATTAAGGGGACGAGCAAACTATcgcactgcataggaaagataggaggtatggcaagagatcaccttggcttaaccaggagatcttcaatgatctaaagatcaaagagtcctacaaaaagtggaaaggacaaattacaaaggatgaatataaacaaataacgtatgtagggacaaaattagaaaggccaaggcacagaatgagattaaactagctagtaacaagaaaacattctacgaatacattagaaacaagaggaacaAGGACAGAGGAGGCCTATAACTcactgggagagagggagcaaaaccaaaaaatgtagaaatggcagaagtgctaaatgcctttttttggtttcggttttcaccaaaaaggttagtagtgatcagatgtctaacatagtgaacaccAGCGAAAATGAGATAAAATCAGAGgctaaaattgggaaagaacaagttaaaaattacttagccaagttagatgtcttcaagttaccAGAGCCTGAGGAAATATGGTGATGTTGCACTCTGtaatgctttataaaaatatgtttataagtgtaactggaatatgctttatgcaaaaggtctcttgtaaggtatcattacaaaacttataatctactgagtgtgttcatcctatttgtatgaatgcatcattctgaaactaggaatacgtagcataactctgaggtcctagtGTAATTATACGAAGTGTGGACCATTAACGGTGGTTTAGACTCTTGATGGCTCCCGTTATCTAGGATAATTGAcagtagatggctctgtttacctgcAAGTCTCCAATGCACACATGTTGGCCAGTCCTGGAGGAATGGAGGGGGGCTCACAGGACGTGCAATCATGTCACCAGAACTGGAATCCAACTTTAACTTGGCGCTTTTCCATTCAGACAGAGGGGTGGGAACCTAGAGAGAGAcgaaggattcctgccttgtgccaaagctataaaagggggtggaaaagAACAAAGGGGACCAGTCAttaagaaatcccctagttaccacccgagctggaactaacaaggactgtaccgggggaaaggattgggcccagactcgGAAacagtccagtctgtgaaagaagcttattggaacgtctctgagggtgagatttcatctgtaatcagtttcttactgtattaggcttagacttgtgtgttttgttttattttgcttggtaacttactttgttctgtctattacttggaaccacttaaatcctactttttatacttaataaaatcatttttgtttattaattaacccagagtaagtgattgaTATCTagagggcaaacagctgtgcacatctctctatcagagttatagagggtgaacaatttatgagtttaccgtgtttaagctttatacagagtgaaACAGATTTATTGGAGTTTAGGCTCCCAGAAAGACTGAatactgggtgctgggaaagtctctgttaactgagaagcccctgggctAAGTGAATCTTAGTTTCTGTGAACTGCACGGGGGCATGGCCCAAactctgggtctgtgctggagacGACTGGTGTGTCAGCAGGAGTGGAGGAAAGCCTTTTCTGGCAGTGGGGTTTgtgctcagtggtatcccagcacaCCTAGTGACAGTCTTGAGAgtgtttctgtgacccaacccatcacaaatACATCctaaatactcaaggagctgactgagaagatatctgagccattagcgattctctttgagaagtcatggaaaaCAGGAGTGATTCCAGAAGACTGCCCACATGCTCacggtttaactgattgccatatttggggtcgggaatgaattttcctccagggaagattggcaaaggccctggaggtttttcgccttcctctgcagcgtggggcatgggtcacttgcaggaggattctctgcactttgaggtctttaaaccacgatttgaggacttcaataactcagacataggttaggggtttgttacaggagtgggtggatgagattctgtggcctgcattgtgcaggtcagactagatgatcataatggtcccttctgaccttaactctatgagtctatgactggaaaagggaaaatatagtgccaatctatgaAAAAAAGGAGAACCCATGGAATtaaagaccagtcagcttaacttcagtacccagaaagataatggaacaaataattaagctatcaatttgcaaacacctagaagataataagataaacaacagtcagcatggatttgtcaaaaacaaattgtgataaaacaacctaatagctttctttgacagggtaacaagtcttgtagATGGGGGAAAgttgtagatgtgatatatcttgtctttagtaaggtttttgatacagtctcacatggccttctcataaacaaTCTAGGGAAATACAGCAGAGGAACTACTATacagtgggtgcataactggttcgAAACCGTTCACAGAGAGTAGTTGTCAGAAGTTCATAGTCAAGCAGGAAGGACATAACAaatggggtcccacaaggatcagttctgggttttggttctgttcaatatcttcatcaataatttagataatgaTAGAGAGAGTATGCTTACAAAATGTATGGATGATATCaggctaggaggggttgcaagtgcactggagaataggattaaaattcaaaatgatctggagaaactggagaaatggtctgaagtaaacaggatgaaatttaataaggacaaatacaaaagtactccactcaggaaggactaatcagctgcacacatacaaaatgtgaaatgtctgactaggaaggagtaccgcagaaaggaatctgggagtcatagtgactcacaagctaaatatgagtcaacagtgtaacactgttgcaaaaaaacaaatataattttgggaagtattagcaggagtgttgtaagcaaaccacgagaagtaattcttcccttCTACTCTTCACTGATTAGGCtgcaactggagtattgtgtccagtcttgggcaccacatttcaggaaacgtggacaaattggagaaagtccagagaagagcaacaaaaatgattaaaggtctagaaaactagacctatgagggaagattgaaaaaacttcgtttgtttagtctggagaagagaagattgagagtggacatgataacagttttcaagtacctaaaaggttgttacaagaaggagggaggaaaaattgaTGttctaacctctgaggacaggacaagaagaaatgggcttaaagtgcagcaagggcagtttggcttggacattaggaaaaccttcctaTCAGGGTCATTAAGCACCGGAAgacattgcctagggaggttgtggaatctccatcactggggatttttaagagcacgttggacaaacacctgtcagggatggtctagataatacttagtcctgccttgagtgcaggggactagactagatgacctctcgaggtctcatccagttctatgattctactattACCAGGCCAGAGTACCATCCTCAACATTAAGTTCTAGAAGTAATGTTTAAATATAAAGCTAGTTATGTTTATATATAAAGgtggttattttacctctctagTGTGTAAAAAATGTAATATCTTTGAGTTTTATAGTGATATTTGAGAACTGTGGCAATTAATCTAGAAATAGTGCATACAAATGTACTATAAATCTGAGAGCTAAATGGGAGATCATGTAAAAGGGATAACAGGGAAGACATGGGAAATACTGGATTTCACACAGAAAATGGACAAAATATCTAAAAAGAAAATGCAGGATTGGCTCCTTGTAACCTGTGTGACTGAG contains:
- the GPR83 gene encoding probable G-protein coupled receptor 83 isoform X1, whose product is MIIHYIWLSLPYLATAFERSAKLPINRSFEGSFEIPNVSSFFSWNNYTLADWQIFVGRRRYGAESQNLTVKALLIVAYSFIIVFSLFGNVLVCHVIIKNKRMHSATSLFIVNLAVADIMITLLNTPFTLARFINSTWIFGKGMCHISRFAQYCSLHVSALTLTAIAVDRHQVIMHPLKPRVSTAKGIVYISVIWIMAMCFSLPHAIYQKLFTFEYSPFICSEDVTRCLCLPDFPEPADLFWKYLDLTTFILLYVLPLLIISAAYLRVAKKLWLRNAIGDVTTEQYFALRRKKKKTIKMLMLVVVLFAVCWFPLNCYVVLLSSQTIRTNNALYFAFHWFAMSSACYNPFIYCWLNEHFRLELKSLLNMCKKPPSPKEHRLPSTVPSYRVAWPENSNFKRSQVSHVLPSTSNLQSGKTDITSVEPIVAMS
- the GPR83 gene encoding probable G-protein coupled receptor 83 isoform X2, with product MIIHYIWLSLPYLATAFERSAKLPINRSFEGSFEIPNVSSFFSWNNYTLADWQIFVGRRRYGAESQNLTVKALLIVAYSFIIVFSLFGNVLVCHVIIKNKRMHSATSLFIVNLAVADIMITLLNTPFTLARFINSTWIFGKGMCHISRFAQYCSLHVSALTLTAIAVDRHQVIMHPLKPRVSTAKGIVYISVIWIMAMCFSLPHAIYQKLFTFEYSEDVTRCLCLPDFPEPADLFWKYLDLTTFILLYVLPLLIISAAYLRVAKKLWLRNAIGDVTTEQYFALRRKKKKTIKMLMLVVVLFAVCWFPLNCYVVLLSSQTIRTNNALYFAFHWFAMSSACYNPFIYCWLNEHFRLELKSLLNMCKKPPSPKEHRLPSTVPSYRVAWPENSNFKRSQVSHVLPSTSNLQSGKTDITSVEPIVAMS